A genomic segment from Acipenser ruthenus chromosome 5, fAciRut3.2 maternal haplotype, whole genome shotgun sequence encodes:
- the pln gene encoding cardiac phospholamban, with the protein MEKVQHMTRSAIRRASTIEVNPQAKQNLQKLFVNFCLILICLLLIYIIVLLL; encoded by the coding sequence ATGGAGAAGGTTCAGCACATGACTCGCTCTGCTATCAGGAGGGCTTCCACCATCGAGGTGAACCCACAGGCCAAACAGAACCTGCAGAAGCTCTTTGTCAATTTCTGCCTCATTCTCATTTGCCTCCTGCTAATCTACATCATTGTGTTGCTACTCTGA